A single Ziziphus jujuba cultivar Dongzao chromosome 11, ASM3175591v1 DNA region contains:
- the LOC107432927 gene encoding ABC transporter B family member 15-like isoform X2 translates to MFSAKRSLMRLAKKIRGENSIAGTIVQQAISSIRTVYAFGGEKKIVEELSQALNGTTKLGLRQGVVKGLAIGSKGTVFAIWSAMAYYGSTLVIHHHVQGGTIFAVGSSIVHGAMELGFGLSILKDIAEACSAGKRINEMIKRVPKIDSDNLEGKILEDVSGFVEFKHVKFAYPSRPESIVCNNLCLTIPAGKSIALVGPSGCGKSTVLSLLQRFYDPREGEIVLDGVAIDKLQLKWLRSQMALVSQEPSLLSTTIKENILFGKENASMEAVVEAANASNAHNFICELPQGYDSQVGERGAQLSGGQKQRIAIARSIIRKPRILLLDEATSALDYESERAVQVALDKVAVGRTTIIISHRLSTIKDADIIAVIKDGQVRETGSHNELIREQNGLYNSLFHQKTENELQSTPNECLFHSSSSASNNDLNKTKIRSSSKANQSSSDNSSILAYQASLAKLDAIKDPKLPPPSFWRLLSLNSPEWKQATIGCLSAIFYGAIQPLFSFTMGFLIFVFFLTDHEEIKHKTNIYALCFLGLSVFALLLPLIQHFSFAYMGEYLTKRTRERILSKILTFEVGWFDRTENSTGIICSRIAKDANAMRSLLGDRISLLVQSCAAVIIAWTLGLFIAWRLAIIMIATQPLVIACFYTRSILLKTMSKKAIKAQDETCKLASEAVSNLRTITAFSSQDRILKMLKDAQDGPHKESIRQSWFAGFGLAFSQSFNICTWCMYYWYGGRLLSNGYLIGRELFQTMVVIIQTGHVIADAGSTTLDLAKGFDAVNSIFVVLDRDSGIEPENPQGNQPEQLNGHLEFHDVHFAYPTRPDLMIFQGFSINIEAGKSTALVGQSGSGKSTIIGLIERFYDPQKGSVEIDGQDIRSYHLRSLRKHIAFVNQEPTLFAGTIRENIVYGAPKEMTETEIIEAAKVANANDFISGLKDGYETCCGDKGIQLSGGQKQRIAIARAILRNPTILLLDEATSALDSQSEKMVQSALENAMVGRTIVAVAHRLTSIKNCDVIVVLEKGMVVEKGTHSALIAKGSEGAYYSLWSVQKSKGGSHINE, encoded by the exons ATGTTCTCAGCGAAAAG ATCTCTAATGCGTTTAGCAAAGAAGATCAGAGGAGAAAATAGCATAGCAGGGACAATTGTACAGCAGGCAATTTCCTCCATTAGAACTGTTTATGCTTTTGGTGGCGAGAAAAAAATTGTGGAAGAACTCTCTCAAGCTCTAAATGGGACAACCAAGTTGGGGTTAAGGCAGGGCGTGGTAAAGGGCTTGGCAATAGGAAGCAAAGGTACTGTTTTTGCAATTTGGTCTGCCATGGCTTACTATGGAAGCACGCTGGTAATCCACCACCATGTTCAAGGAGGAACTATTTTTGCAGTGGGAAGCTCCATTGTCCATGGTGCAAT GGAACTGGGTTTTGGTTTATCCATTCTGAAAGACATAGCAGAAGCTTGCTCTGCTGGAAAACGTATAAACGAGATGATAAAACGAGTCCCGAAGATTGATTCAGACAACTTGGAAGGAAAAATCTTAGAAGATGTTTCTGGTTTTGTAGAATTTAAGCATGTAAAATTTGCATACCCGTCAAGACCAGAAAGTATTGTGTGCAATAATTTATGCTTGACTATCCCAGCAGGAAAGTCTATTGCTCTGGTTGGTCCTAGTGGATGTGGAAAATCCACAGTTTTATCTTTGCTTCAAAGGTTTTATGATCCAAGAGAGGGAGAGATTGTTCTGGATGGGGTTGCCATTGACAAACTGCAACTCAAGTGGTTAAGGTCTCAAATGGCTCTGGTGAGTCAAGAACCTTCACTACTCTCCACCACAATCAAGGAGAATATACTTTTTGGCAAAGAGAATGCCTCGATGGAAGCTGTTGTTGAGGCTGCCAATGCTTCCAATGCTCATAATTTCATTTGTGAATTGCCTCAAGGGTATGATTCTCAG GTTGGAGAGAGAGGTGCTCAATTGTCAGGGggacaaaaacaaagaatagcAATTGCTCGATCAATTATACGAAAACCTCGAATCCTACTTCTTGACGAGGCTACAAGTGCACTAGACTATGAATCGGAAAGAGCTGTCCAAGTGGCCTTGGACAAGGTGGCAGTAGGTCGAACAACAATAATCATATCTCACCGCTTGTCCACCATAAAAGATGCCGACATTATTGCCGTCATAAAAGATGGTCAAGTTAGGGAAACCGGGTCACATAATGAATTGATACGAGAACAAAATGGCCTTTACAACTCACTTTTCCATCAAAAAACTGAGAATGAACTCCAAAGTACTCCAAATGAATGTTTATTTCATTCATCCTCCTCTGCATCAAACAATGACCTCAATAAAACCAAGATTCGTTCTTCTTCTAAGGCAAATCAGTCAAGCTCTGACAACTCATCAATACTTGCTTACCAAGCTTCCCTTGCTAAACTTGACGCAATAAAAGATCCAAAGTTGCCTCCACCATCATTTTGGAGATTGTTGTCTTTGAATTCACCAGAATGGAAGCAAGCGACAATTGGGTGTTTGAGTGCAATCTTTTATGGTGCAATTCAGCCTCTGTTTTCATTTACTATGGGATTCTTGATTTTCGTGTTCTTCTTAACTGATCACGAAGAGATTAAGCACAAGacaaatatttatgcattgtgctTTCTTGGGTTGTCAGTGTTTGCGCTTCTGCTCCCACTAATCCAGCATTTTAGTTTTGCATACATGGGGGAGTACTTGACAAAAAGAACTAGAGAAAGAATTCTTTCAAAGATACTCACTTTCGAGGTTGGCTGGTTTGATAGAACAGAGAATTCCACCGGTATCATCTGCTCAAGAATTGCCAAAGATGCAAATGCA ATGAGATCTTTATTGGGTGATAGAATTTCACTTCTTGTACAAAGTTGTGCAGCAGTAATCATAGCATGGACGTTGGGCCTGTTCATAGCATGGAGGCTTGCCATCATCATGATAGCCACTCAACCTTTGGTTATTGCATGCTTTTACACCAGAAGTATCCTATTGAAAACCATGTCCAAGAAAGCTATCAAAGCACAAGATGAAACGTGCAAACTTGCATCTGAAGCAGTTTCCAATCTTCGAACCATTACTGCTTTCTCTTCTCAAGATCGAATATTGAAAATGCTCAAAGATGCACAAGATGGTCCACATAAAGAGAGCATCCGACAGTCGTGGTTTGCTGGTTTTGGGCTTGCCTTCTCTCAAAGCTTTAATATTTGCACCTGGTGTATGTACTATTGGTATGGTGGCAGGCTTCTTTCCAATGGCTACCTCATAGGTAGAGAATTATTTCAGACAATGGTAGTCATAATACAAACAGGACATGTCATAGCAGACGCTGGAAGTACGACCCTTGATCTAGCCAAAGGCTTTGATGCTGTCAATTCCATCTTTGTTGTATTAGACAGAGACTCAGGAATTGAGCCTGAAAACCCACAAGGTAATCAGCCTGAACAATTAAATGGACATTTAGAGTTCCATGATGTGCATTTTGCATACCCAACTAGGCCAGACCTAATGATTTTCCAAGGCTTCTCAATCAACATTGAAGCTGGAAAATCTACAGCCTTAGTAGGACAAAGTGGTTCAGGGAAATCAACAATCATTGGACTAATAGAGAGATTCTACGACCCACAAAAAGGTTCGGTGGAAATTGACGGCCAAGATATAAGATCCTACCATCTAAGATCATTGAGAAAACACATTGCATTTGTTAACCAAGAGCCAACATTATTTGCAGGCACAATTAGAGAAAACATTGTATATGGAGCACCTAAAGAGATGACTGAAACAGAGATCATTGAGGCCGCTAAGGTAGCAAATGCTAATGATTTTATCTCAGGCCTTAAAGACGGTTATGAAACTTGTTGTGGGGATAAAGGAATACAGTTATCTGGAGGCCAAAAGCAAAGAATTGCAATAGCTAGAGCTATACTGAGAAATCCAACAATACTGCTATTAGATGAGGCAACTAGTGCTCTTGATAGTCAGTCAGAAAAAATGGTCCAAAGTGCTTTGGAAAATGCTATGGTGGGGAGGACAATTGTGGCGGTGGCTCATAGATTGACCAGTATAAAGAATTGTGATGTGATTGTGGTTTTGGAAAAGGGAATGGTTGTCGAAAAGGGAACACATTCTGCTTTAATAGCCAAAGGTTCCGAAGGTGCTTACTACTCTTTATGGAGTGTGCAAAAATCCAAAGGAGGTTCACATATTAATGAATAA
- the LOC107432927 gene encoding ABC transporter B family member 15-like isoform X1, with amino-acid sequence MDPAEKQKEVKKKEKIENGSIRTIFMHANKVDMMLMFIGFIGAASDGISTAMVLFYTSRMLNTIGNAPTLGSKTMLRNLNKSTMGMLHLACVLWVACFLEGYCWTRTGERQAARMRVKYLKAVLRQDVEYFDLHVSTTSDVITTISNDSLIIQDVLSEKVPNFLRRVFTFIGFYLVAFILLWRLAIVALPLAFLLIFTVLFSGRSLMRLAKKIRGENSIAGTIVQQAISSIRTVYAFGGEKKIVEELSQALNGTTKLGLRQGVVKGLAIGSKGTVFAIWSAMAYYGSTLVIHHHVQGGTIFAVGSSIVHGAMELGFGLSILKDIAEACSAGKRINEMIKRVPKIDSDNLEGKILEDVSGFVEFKHVKFAYPSRPESIVCNNLCLTIPAGKSIALVGPSGCGKSTVLSLLQRFYDPREGEIVLDGVAIDKLQLKWLRSQMALVSQEPSLLSTTIKENILFGKENASMEAVVEAANASNAHNFICELPQGYDSQVGERGAQLSGGQKQRIAIARSIIRKPRILLLDEATSALDYESERAVQVALDKVAVGRTTIIISHRLSTIKDADIIAVIKDGQVRETGSHNELIREQNGLYNSLFHQKTENELQSTPNECLFHSSSSASNNDLNKTKIRSSSKANQSSSDNSSILAYQASLAKLDAIKDPKLPPPSFWRLLSLNSPEWKQATIGCLSAIFYGAIQPLFSFTMGFLIFVFFLTDHEEIKHKTNIYALCFLGLSVFALLLPLIQHFSFAYMGEYLTKRTRERILSKILTFEVGWFDRTENSTGIICSRIAKDANAMRSLLGDRISLLVQSCAAVIIAWTLGLFIAWRLAIIMIATQPLVIACFYTRSILLKTMSKKAIKAQDETCKLASEAVSNLRTITAFSSQDRILKMLKDAQDGPHKESIRQSWFAGFGLAFSQSFNICTWCMYYWYGGRLLSNGYLIGRELFQTMVVIIQTGHVIADAGSTTLDLAKGFDAVNSIFVVLDRDSGIEPENPQGNQPEQLNGHLEFHDVHFAYPTRPDLMIFQGFSINIEAGKSTALVGQSGSGKSTIIGLIERFYDPQKGSVEIDGQDIRSYHLRSLRKHIAFVNQEPTLFAGTIRENIVYGAPKEMTETEIIEAAKVANANDFISGLKDGYETCCGDKGIQLSGGQKQRIAIARAILRNPTILLLDEATSALDSQSEKMVQSALENAMVGRTIVAVAHRLTSIKNCDVIVVLEKGMVVEKGTHSALIAKGSEGAYYSLWSVQKSKGGSHINE; translated from the exons ATGGATCCAGCAGAGAAACAAAAGGAGGTGAAGAAAAAGGAGAAGATAGAAAATGGGTCAATAAGAACCATTTTCATGCATGCAAACAAAGTGGATATGATGCTGATGTTTATAGGGTTTATTGGAGCTGCTTCTGATGGTATTTCAACTGCAATGGTATTGTTTTATACTTCCAGGATGTTAAACACTATTGGCAATGCTCCTACTTTGGGTTCCAAAACTATGCTCCGTAACCTCAACAAG AGTACAATGGGTATGTTACACTTGGCTTGTGTGTTATGGGTTGCTTGTTTTCTTG AAGGATATTGTTGGACAAGAACAGGGGAGAGACAAGCTGCAAGAATGAGAGTCAAATATTTGAAAGCAGTGCTGCGGCAGGACGTTGAATACTTTGATTTGCATGTATCAACCACTTCCGATGTTATTACCACAATCTCTAATGACAGTCTCATAATTCAAGATGTTCTCAGCGAAAAG GTTCCAAACTTCTTGAGAAGAGTGTTCACTTTCATAGGATTTTATTTGGTTGCATTTATACTGTTATGGAGATTGGCAATAGTGGCTCTCCCCTTGgcttttcttctcatatttacTGTCTTGTTTTCTGGAAGATCTCTAATGCGTTTAGCAAAGAAGATCAGAGGAGAAAATAGCATAGCAGGGACAATTGTACAGCAGGCAATTTCCTCCATTAGAACTGTTTATGCTTTTGGTGGCGAGAAAAAAATTGTGGAAGAACTCTCTCAAGCTCTAAATGGGACAACCAAGTTGGGGTTAAGGCAGGGCGTGGTAAAGGGCTTGGCAATAGGAAGCAAAGGTACTGTTTTTGCAATTTGGTCTGCCATGGCTTACTATGGAAGCACGCTGGTAATCCACCACCATGTTCAAGGAGGAACTATTTTTGCAGTGGGAAGCTCCATTGTCCATGGTGCAAT GGAACTGGGTTTTGGTTTATCCATTCTGAAAGACATAGCAGAAGCTTGCTCTGCTGGAAAACGTATAAACGAGATGATAAAACGAGTCCCGAAGATTGATTCAGACAACTTGGAAGGAAAAATCTTAGAAGATGTTTCTGGTTTTGTAGAATTTAAGCATGTAAAATTTGCATACCCGTCAAGACCAGAAAGTATTGTGTGCAATAATTTATGCTTGACTATCCCAGCAGGAAAGTCTATTGCTCTGGTTGGTCCTAGTGGATGTGGAAAATCCACAGTTTTATCTTTGCTTCAAAGGTTTTATGATCCAAGAGAGGGAGAGATTGTTCTGGATGGGGTTGCCATTGACAAACTGCAACTCAAGTGGTTAAGGTCTCAAATGGCTCTGGTGAGTCAAGAACCTTCACTACTCTCCACCACAATCAAGGAGAATATACTTTTTGGCAAAGAGAATGCCTCGATGGAAGCTGTTGTTGAGGCTGCCAATGCTTCCAATGCTCATAATTTCATTTGTGAATTGCCTCAAGGGTATGATTCTCAG GTTGGAGAGAGAGGTGCTCAATTGTCAGGGggacaaaaacaaagaatagcAATTGCTCGATCAATTATACGAAAACCTCGAATCCTACTTCTTGACGAGGCTACAAGTGCACTAGACTATGAATCGGAAAGAGCTGTCCAAGTGGCCTTGGACAAGGTGGCAGTAGGTCGAACAACAATAATCATATCTCACCGCTTGTCCACCATAAAAGATGCCGACATTATTGCCGTCATAAAAGATGGTCAAGTTAGGGAAACCGGGTCACATAATGAATTGATACGAGAACAAAATGGCCTTTACAACTCACTTTTCCATCAAAAAACTGAGAATGAACTCCAAAGTACTCCAAATGAATGTTTATTTCATTCATCCTCCTCTGCATCAAACAATGACCTCAATAAAACCAAGATTCGTTCTTCTTCTAAGGCAAATCAGTCAAGCTCTGACAACTCATCAATACTTGCTTACCAAGCTTCCCTTGCTAAACTTGACGCAATAAAAGATCCAAAGTTGCCTCCACCATCATTTTGGAGATTGTTGTCTTTGAATTCACCAGAATGGAAGCAAGCGACAATTGGGTGTTTGAGTGCAATCTTTTATGGTGCAATTCAGCCTCTGTTTTCATTTACTATGGGATTCTTGATTTTCGTGTTCTTCTTAACTGATCACGAAGAGATTAAGCACAAGacaaatatttatgcattgtgctTTCTTGGGTTGTCAGTGTTTGCGCTTCTGCTCCCACTAATCCAGCATTTTAGTTTTGCATACATGGGGGAGTACTTGACAAAAAGAACTAGAGAAAGAATTCTTTCAAAGATACTCACTTTCGAGGTTGGCTGGTTTGATAGAACAGAGAATTCCACCGGTATCATCTGCTCAAGAATTGCCAAAGATGCAAATGCA ATGAGATCTTTATTGGGTGATAGAATTTCACTTCTTGTACAAAGTTGTGCAGCAGTAATCATAGCATGGACGTTGGGCCTGTTCATAGCATGGAGGCTTGCCATCATCATGATAGCCACTCAACCTTTGGTTATTGCATGCTTTTACACCAGAAGTATCCTATTGAAAACCATGTCCAAGAAAGCTATCAAAGCACAAGATGAAACGTGCAAACTTGCATCTGAAGCAGTTTCCAATCTTCGAACCATTACTGCTTTCTCTTCTCAAGATCGAATATTGAAAATGCTCAAAGATGCACAAGATGGTCCACATAAAGAGAGCATCCGACAGTCGTGGTTTGCTGGTTTTGGGCTTGCCTTCTCTCAAAGCTTTAATATTTGCACCTGGTGTATGTACTATTGGTATGGTGGCAGGCTTCTTTCCAATGGCTACCTCATAGGTAGAGAATTATTTCAGACAATGGTAGTCATAATACAAACAGGACATGTCATAGCAGACGCTGGAAGTACGACCCTTGATCTAGCCAAAGGCTTTGATGCTGTCAATTCCATCTTTGTTGTATTAGACAGAGACTCAGGAATTGAGCCTGAAAACCCACAAGGTAATCAGCCTGAACAATTAAATGGACATTTAGAGTTCCATGATGTGCATTTTGCATACCCAACTAGGCCAGACCTAATGATTTTCCAAGGCTTCTCAATCAACATTGAAGCTGGAAAATCTACAGCCTTAGTAGGACAAAGTGGTTCAGGGAAATCAACAATCATTGGACTAATAGAGAGATTCTACGACCCACAAAAAGGTTCGGTGGAAATTGACGGCCAAGATATAAGATCCTACCATCTAAGATCATTGAGAAAACACATTGCATTTGTTAACCAAGAGCCAACATTATTTGCAGGCACAATTAGAGAAAACATTGTATATGGAGCACCTAAAGAGATGACTGAAACAGAGATCATTGAGGCCGCTAAGGTAGCAAATGCTAATGATTTTATCTCAGGCCTTAAAGACGGTTATGAAACTTGTTGTGGGGATAAAGGAATACAGTTATCTGGAGGCCAAAAGCAAAGAATTGCAATAGCTAGAGCTATACTGAGAAATCCAACAATACTGCTATTAGATGAGGCAACTAGTGCTCTTGATAGTCAGTCAGAAAAAATGGTCCAAAGTGCTTTGGAAAATGCTATGGTGGGGAGGACAATTGTGGCGGTGGCTCATAGATTGACCAGTATAAAGAATTGTGATGTGATTGTGGTTTTGGAAAAGGGAATGGTTGTCGAAAAGGGAACACATTCTGCTTTAATAGCCAAAGGTTCCGAAGGTGCTTACTACTCTTTATGGAGTGTGCAAAAATCCAAAGGAGGTTCACATATTAATGAATAA